The following are from one region of the Nocardioides marmotae genome:
- a CDS encoding lysophospholipid acyltransferase family protein yields MFYWFLKWVALGPFLRVIFRPQVTGAENVPAEGPAILASNHLSYADWLFMPLTLPRRVTFVAKAEYFTSPGIKGWFQKQFFSGAGQVPIDRGGASAAEGALTAAKRILLEKGGLFGIYPEGTRSHDGRLYRGKTGVARLALETGVPVIPVAVVGTDVVAPPGKTFGTFTRPVVRFGKPLDFSRYEGMSNDRYILRSVTDEIMYEIMRLSGQEYVDTYAAQAKKADAEAKKAEAEAKKAERGEQPADQQKKAS; encoded by the coding sequence GTGTTCTATTGGTTCCTGAAGTGGGTGGCCCTCGGGCCGTTCCTCCGGGTCATCTTCCGACCCCAGGTCACCGGCGCGGAGAACGTCCCCGCCGAGGGCCCGGCGATCCTCGCCAGCAACCACCTCTCCTACGCCGACTGGCTGTTCATGCCGCTCACGCTCCCGCGGCGCGTCACCTTCGTGGCGAAGGCGGAGTACTTCACCAGCCCGGGCATCAAGGGCTGGTTCCAGAAGCAGTTCTTCTCCGGCGCCGGCCAGGTGCCGATCGACCGCGGCGGCGCCAGCGCGGCCGAGGGCGCGCTCACCGCGGCCAAGCGGATCCTCCTGGAGAAGGGCGGCCTGTTCGGGATCTACCCCGAGGGCACGCGCAGCCACGACGGCCGGCTCTACCGCGGCAAGACCGGCGTCGCCCGCCTCGCCCTCGAGACCGGCGTCCCGGTCATCCCGGTCGCGGTCGTCGGCACCGACGTGGTCGCGCCTCCCGGCAAGACCTTCGGCACCTTCACCCGCCCGGTCGTCCGGTTCGGCAAGCCGCTGGACTTCTCCCGGTACGAGGGGATGAGCAACGACCGCTACATCCTGCGCTCGGTGACCGACGAGATCATGTACGAGATCATGCGGCTCTCGGGCCAGGAGTACGTCGACACCTACGCCGCGCAGGCCAAGAAGGCCGACGCCGAGGCGAAGAAGGCCGAGGCCGAGGCGAAGAAGGCCGAGCGCGGCGAGCAGCCCGCCGACCAGCAGAAGAAGGCGTCCTGA